From Blastocatellia bacterium, a single genomic window includes:
- a CDS encoding trypsin-like peptidase domain-containing protein, translated as MKEVIRKIASVCLFVCLAFSYVRAQSPQAQRVAYDYSEMYETLNPSIVKIHADGTTGSGFLVAENGIIATNHHVVQNSRYIAVQFADGRKVRGEIIVLNPRYDLAPVKVNSSMVSSMRPLALLPPDRDSTVKPGIPVVAFGSPLSQTFLITQGIVSKVEEEVLSGDFLVGPGNSGGPLVNLDGEVVGINTFWSMEGKNAGLADELRRQAIELAEPAESHFSRTEFE; from the coding sequence TTTTCATACGTGCGCGCTCAGAGCCCGCAAGCGCAAAGAGTCGCCTACGACTACTCTGAGATGTACGAGACATTGAACCCAAGCATAGTGAAGATCCACGCTGACGGGACAACTGGCTCAGGATTCCTTGTCGCTGAAAACGGTATCATTGCCACAAATCACCACGTGGTACAAAACTCTAGATACATCGCTGTGCAGTTCGCCGATGGTCGGAAAGTAAGAGGCGAGATTATAGTATTGAATCCTCGCTACGATCTCGCTCCGGTGAAAGTGAATAGCTCAATGGTTTCTTCCATGCGACCTCTTGCATTGCTACCACCCGATAGAGATTCGACTGTGAAACCAGGCATTCCAGTTGTTGCCTTCGGTTCACCGTTAAGTCAGACGTTCTTGATAACACAGGGGATCGTTTCAAAAGTTGAAGAGGAAGTGCTGTCAGGAGACTTTCTTGTCGGGCCAGGGAATTCCGGTGGGCCACTCGTGAACCTCGATGGAGAGGTAGTCGGTATAAATACATTCTGGTCAATGGAGGGCAAAAATGCTGGACTAGCAGACGAACTGAGACGGCAAGCCATCGAACTTGCCGAGCCAGCAGAGTCTCATTTTAGTCGGACCGAGTTTGAGTAA